In a single window of the uncultured Pseudodesulfovibrio sp. genome:
- a CDS encoding universal stress protein: MPEIKKILCAVDFSDYSPMVADYANMIAKCSGAQILVLYVAPSLSQYVGFHVPPSSIESFVGEIVTGAEDTMNAFVKENFNDLNVEGKVVTGYPAEEILAICEAEKCDMVVMGTHGRKGIDRVLFGSVAEKVVKSSTAPVLTVRPS, encoded by the coding sequence ATGCCCGAAATCAAGAAGATTCTGTGCGCGGTTGATTTTTCTGATTACAGCCCCATGGTGGCCGATTATGCGAACATGATCGCCAAGTGCTCCGGGGCGCAGATTCTGGTGCTGTATGTCGCGCCGTCCTTGAGCCAGTATGTGGGCTTCCACGTACCGCCCAGCTCCATCGAGAGCTTCGTGGGTGAGATCGTCACCGGCGCCGAAGACACGATGAATGCCTTCGTCAAGGAGAACTTCAACGATCTCAACGTGGAAGGCAAGGTTGTCACCGGCTATCCCGCCGAAGAGATTCTGGCCATCTGCGAGGCCGAAAAGTGCGACATGGTCGTCATGGGCACGCACGGACGCAAGGGTATCGACCGCGTCCTGTTCGGCTCCGTGGCCGAAAAGGTGGTCAAGAGCTCCACTGCGCCGGTCCTCACCGTCCGGCCCAGCTAG
- a CDS encoding ABC transporter ATP-binding protein produces the protein MTEQTPILELKNVVSAYGRIQALKGISLKVHEGEVVSIIGANGAGKSTTLMTICNIVKAVSGDILYRGERINSVNSDILPTMGLCQVPEGRRIFPRLTVLENLDMGAFFRRDAAGVKEDVDRVMDLFPKLRERRKQLGGTLSGGEQQMLAMARALMSRPKVLLLDEPSMGLAPLLVKQIFDIVKMINEQGVTVVLVEQNANLALQAATRGYVLETGNVVMEDDAKALLANPDIRKAYLGE, from the coding sequence ATGACAGAACAGACTCCCATCCTCGAACTGAAGAACGTGGTCTCGGCCTATGGCCGCATCCAGGCCCTGAAGGGCATCTCGCTCAAGGTCCATGAAGGCGAGGTCGTCTCCATCATCGGTGCCAACGGCGCAGGCAAGTCCACCACGCTGATGACCATCTGCAACATCGTCAAGGCGGTTTCGGGCGACATCCTGTACCGGGGCGAGCGCATCAACTCCGTGAACTCGGATATCCTGCCGACCATGGGGCTGTGTCAGGTTCCCGAGGGACGGCGCATCTTCCCGCGTTTGACCGTGCTCGAGAACCTCGATATGGGCGCGTTCTTCCGCCGCGACGCCGCCGGGGTCAAGGAGGACGTGGACCGCGTCATGGACCTGTTCCCCAAGCTGCGTGAACGGCGCAAGCAGTTGGGCGGCACCCTGTCCGGCGGTGAGCAGCAGATGCTGGCCATGGCCCGCGCGCTCATGAGCCGTCCCAAGGTCCTGCTCCTGGACGAGCCGTCCATGGGCTTGGCTCCGCTGCTGGTCAAACAGATCTTCGACATCGTCAAGATGATCAACGAACAGGGCGTCACGGTCGTTCTGGTCGAACAGAACGCCAACCTCGCGCTCCAGGCCGCCACCCGGGGCTACGTCCTCGAAACAGGCAACGTCGTCATGGAAGATGACGCTAAAGCGTTATTGGCGAATCCGGATATACGCAAAGCTTACTTGGGCGAATAG
- the rdgB gene encoding RdgB/HAM1 family non-canonical purine NTP pyrophosphatase yields the protein MDTIVLATNNKGKIRELSVMLEPFGVAVKSLAEFPEIGDIPETGETFLDNAFIKARTVAELTGLVAVADDSGIEVDALDGRPGVYSARYAGEQHDDHDNNEKMLAEMRDVPEEKRTGRYRCVMAASAPNGTEIHADGSYEITVGHGYKGKGGFGYDVIVIDPDFGCHVAELDPEVKNGKSHRGKAMKKLLEQWPDFWEKANK from the coding sequence ATGGACACCATCGTTCTGGCGACCAACAACAAGGGCAAGATCCGTGAACTCTCGGTCATGCTCGAACCCTTTGGCGTGGCCGTGAAGAGCCTGGCCGAATTTCCGGAGATCGGCGACATTCCCGAGACCGGTGAGACCTTTCTGGACAACGCCTTCATCAAGGCGCGCACCGTGGCCGAACTGACCGGTCTGGTGGCCGTGGCCGACGACTCGGGCATCGAGGTCGACGCACTGGACGGCCGTCCCGGCGTCTACTCCGCGCGCTACGCGGGCGAGCAGCACGACGACCACGACAACAACGAAAAGATGCTGGCCGAGATGCGGGACGTGCCCGAGGAGAAACGCACGGGCCGCTACCGTTGCGTCATGGCCGCCTCCGCTCCCAACGGCACCGAAATCCATGCCGACGGGTCCTACGAGATCACGGTCGGCCACGGCTACAAGGGCAAGGGCGGCTTCGGCTACGATGTCATCGTCATCGACCCCGACTTCGGCTGCCACGTGGCCGAGCTCGACCCCGAGGTCAAAAACGGCAAGTCCCACCGGGGCAAGGCCATGAAAAAGCTCCTGGAGCAGTGGCCGGATTTTTGGGAGAAGGCCAACAAATAG
- the rimO gene encoding 30S ribosomal protein S12 methylthiotransferase RimO: MAKPAISPVRTYTISLGCPKNRVDTERLLGALGSNMVPAQSVGEADLVLVNTCGFIQPAIEESIATILDAVGEASDAAVESGRKPVVCVAGCLVSRYGEDLVSGLPEVDLWLNTEQIEQWPAMAAEALALKLAGDTPRSLSTGPSYAYLKVSEGCSHNCRFCTIPSIRGPHKSWPVDFLLNEARLLADQVPEIIVVGQDSTAYGSDLGNGNDLPALIKGLAAIPSLEWLRIMYLYPAGLTESLLSLLRDTGKPFLPYFDIPLQHAHPDVLASMGRPFARDPEKVVDRVRSFFPDAALRTTFIVGYPGETEEHFEALMDFVRRTRFHHLGVFPYWAEEGTPAAAMGNQVPDEIKLARKDALMELQAEISAEILEGYVGETVPVVIERESDEWPGLYIGRAWFQAPEVDGVTYVAAPPETPLELGSIVEVEIDKADTYDLSGLV; encoded by the coding sequence ATGGCGAAACCGGCAATCTCTCCCGTGCGAACATACACCATAAGCCTGGGCTGCCCCAAAAACAGGGTGGACACCGAGCGGCTGCTCGGCGCGCTCGGGTCGAACATGGTCCCGGCACAGTCCGTGGGTGAAGCCGATCTGGTGCTGGTCAACACCTGCGGTTTCATACAGCCCGCCATCGAGGAATCCATCGCCACCATCCTGGATGCGGTCGGCGAGGCCTCGGACGCGGCTGTCGAGAGCGGACGCAAACCCGTTGTCTGCGTAGCCGGATGTTTGGTCTCGCGCTACGGTGAGGACCTCGTGAGCGGATTGCCCGAGGTGGACCTGTGGCTGAACACCGAGCAGATCGAGCAGTGGCCCGCCATGGCCGCCGAAGCCCTTGCCCTGAAACTGGCCGGGGACACCCCGCGCAGCCTGTCCACCGGCCCGTCCTATGCCTATCTCAAGGTCTCGGAAGGCTGTTCGCACAACTGTCGGTTCTGCACCATCCCGTCCATACGCGGCCCGCACAAGAGCTGGCCCGTGGATTTCCTGCTGAACGAGGCCCGGCTGCTGGCCGATCAGGTGCCCGAGATCATCGTGGTCGGCCAGGACTCCACGGCCTACGGCTCGGACCTCGGCAACGGCAACGATCTGCCCGCCCTGATCAAGGGGCTGGCCGCCATCCCGAGCCTTGAGTGGCTGCGCATCATGTACCTCTACCCGGCCGGGCTGACCGAGTCGCTGCTTTCCCTGCTGCGCGACACGGGCAAGCCGTTTCTGCCGTATTTCGACATCCCCCTGCAGCACGCCCACCCGGACGTGCTCGCGTCCATGGGCCGCCCGTTCGCCCGCGACCCGGAAAAGGTCGTGGACCGGGTCCGCTCCTTCTTCCCGGATGCAGCCCTGCGGACCACCTTCATCGTCGGCTACCCCGGCGAGACCGAGGAACACTTCGAGGCCCTCATGGACTTCGTGCGCCGCACCCGGTTCCACCACCTCGGCGTGTTCCCCTACTGGGCCGAAGAAGGCACTCCGGCCGCGGCCATGGGAAACCAGGTCCCGGACGAGATCAAGCTGGCCCGCAAGGACGCGCTCATGGAGCTGCAGGCCGAGATCAGCGCCGAGATTCTGGAAGGATATGTGGGCGAGACCGTGCCCGTGGTCATCGAGCGCGAGTCGGACGAATGGCCCGGCCTGTACATTGGCCGCGCCTGGTTCCAGGCCCCGGAGGTGGACGGAGTGACCTATGTAGCCGCTCCGCCCGAGACTCCGCTCGAGTTGGGTTCCATCGTTGAGGTCGAAATCGACAAGGCGGACACCTACGACCTTTCAGGTTTGGTCTAG
- a CDS encoding aminoacetone oxidase family FAD-binding enzyme encodes MDRLDAIILGAGASGLWCAMTAGARGRKVAVVDHGVKTARKVRVSGGGMCNFTNLDASPEHYLCENPHFVKSALARLSPWDVVGFLGENGITYEERDHGQLFTLEGAGRVAGALVERCQRAGVEILTGREIGKVSGSGPFTVEAGGQSLTADRLVLALGAPSWPQVGATDLGFRLAEQFGLALTTTRPGLVPLVFPKKRQAMCVEMAGNALPATVETEGARFTAPLLFTHRGISGPAVLQASSYWRENRPVTIDFLPGQRLENIIEEHRSSNQQLRNLLARILPKRLPPLLLDAPLADISVSQLSKAQIETASQAIHRFTITPSGTEGYAKAEVTVGGVDTARISSKTMEARDVPGLYVIGETLDVTGHLGGFNLHWAFASGQACGEVL; translated from the coding sequence ATGGACAGACTGGACGCCATCATACTCGGTGCCGGGGCCTCGGGCCTGTGGTGCGCCATGACCGCCGGGGCGAGAGGCCGCAAGGTGGCCGTCGTGGACCACGGCGTGAAGACCGCGCGCAAGGTCCGCGTGTCCGGCGGGGGCATGTGCAATTTCACCAACCTGGACGCCTCGCCCGAACACTACCTGTGCGAGAACCCCCATTTCGTGAAATCCGCCCTGGCCCGGCTCTCGCCGTGGGACGTGGTCGGTTTTCTGGGGGAAAACGGCATCACCTACGAGGAGCGCGACCACGGCCAGCTCTTCACCCTGGAAGGCGCGGGCCGCGTGGCCGGTGCGCTGGTCGAACGCTGCCAGCGGGCGGGTGTGGAGATTCTGACCGGCCGCGAAATCGGCAAGGTGTCCGGCAGCGGCCCGTTCACTGTTGAGGCTGGCGGCCAAAGCCTCACCGCAGACCGCCTGGTCCTTGCGCTGGGCGCGCCTTCCTGGCCGCAGGTCGGGGCCACGGACCTCGGCTTCCGGCTGGCCGAACAGTTCGGGCTCGCGCTGACGACCACCCGGCCCGGGCTGGTACCTCTGGTTTTTCCGAAGAAGCGGCAGGCCATGTGCGTGGAGATGGCGGGCAACGCCCTTCCCGCCACCGTGGAAACCGAAGGCGCGCGCTTCACCGCCCCCCTGCTTTTCACCCACCGGGGCATCTCCGGCCCGGCCGTGCTCCAGGCGTCCAGCTACTGGCGCGAGAACCGGCCCGTGACCATCGATTTCCTGCCCGGCCAGCGGCTGGAAAACATCATCGAGGAACACCGCTCCTCCAACCAGCAGCTACGCAACCTCCTGGCCCGCATCCTGCCCAAACGACTCCCCCCCCTGCTCCTGGACGCCCCCCTGGCCGACATCTCGGTCAGTCAGCTCTCCAAGGCCCAGATCGAGACGGCCAGCCAGGCCATCCACCGCTTCACCATCACCCCGTCCGGAACCGAAGGCTACGCCAAGGCCGAGGTCACAGTCGGCGGCGTGGACACAGCCCGCATCTCCTCAAAAACCATGGAGGCCCGCGACGTGCCGGGCCTGTACGTGATCGGTGAGACATTGGATGTGACCGGCCACTTGGGCGGGTTCAATTTACATTGGGCGTTCGCGTCTGGGCAGGCGTGTGGGGAAGTTTTGTAG
- the hisC gene encoding histidinol-phosphate transaminase encodes MKEFTVRPEIMDFAPYVPGLTIEQIQERYGLTSVIKLASNENPLGTSPLVIKAIEANAARAFRYPENHTPRLTQAIAKNVGVPAECVLVGNGSDEIIDMLFRMKAVPGKSNVVFYEHSFAMYGMCAKLCGVEYRVVPRGEDCALPLDALAEAADENTAMVVVTSPDNPTGLAAGVEDLTVLAGVLPDDCLLVVDEAYIEFTWPPESYSPVQAFDKFENLVCLRTFSKAYGLAGMRLGYGIMPASLAAKLRNARIPFTVNLLAEEAGLAALEDEIFFNETLSVVMRGREYFTNELTRLGCKVWPSQSNFVMFQPPMDAKTLFQTLLEQGIIVRHLGSFGLADCIRVNVGTDKENALFIKAVGDIFNG; translated from the coding sequence ATGAAAGAGTTTACCGTTCGTCCGGAGATCATGGATTTCGCGCCGTATGTGCCGGGTCTGACCATCGAGCAGATTCAGGAGCGCTACGGCCTGACCTCGGTCATCAAGCTGGCCAGTAACGAGAACCCGCTGGGTACCTCGCCGCTGGTTATCAAGGCCATCGAGGCCAATGCTGCGCGTGCGTTTCGTTATCCGGAGAACCATACCCCGAGGCTGACCCAGGCCATCGCCAAGAACGTGGGCGTGCCCGCCGAGTGCGTGCTGGTGGGCAATGGCTCGGACGAGATCATCGACATGCTCTTCCGCATGAAGGCCGTGCCGGGCAAATCCAACGTGGTCTTTTACGAGCACAGCTTCGCCATGTACGGCATGTGCGCCAAGCTGTGCGGTGTGGAGTATCGGGTGGTCCCCCGCGGCGAGGACTGCGCCCTGCCGCTGGACGCCCTGGCCGAGGCCGCTGACGAGAATACCGCCATGGTCGTGGTCACCAGCCCGGACAACCCCACGGGGCTGGCCGCCGGGGTGGAGGACCTCACCGTGCTGGCGGGCGTGCTGCCCGACGACTGCCTGCTGGTGGTGGACGAGGCGTACATCGAGTTCACCTGGCCGCCGGAGTCCTACTCTCCGGTCCAGGCCTTCGACAAGTTCGAGAATCTGGTCTGCCTGCGCACCTTCTCCAAGGCGTACGGCCTTGCGGGTATGCGCCTGGGCTACGGGATCATGCCCGCGAGCCTGGCCGCCAAGCTGCGCAATGCCCGCATCCCGTTCACGGTCAATCTGCTGGCCGAGGAAGCCGGACTGGCCGCGCTGGAAGACGAAATCTTCTTCAACGAGACCCTGAGCGTGGTCATGCGCGGGCGTGAGTATTTCACCAACGAGCTGACCCGGTTGGGATGCAAGGTCTGGCCGAGCCAGTCCAACTTCGTCATGTTCCAGCCGCCCATGGACGCCAAGACGCTTTTCCAGACCCTGCTGGAGCAGGGCATCATCGTTCGCCACTTGGGCAGCTTCGGCCTGGCCGACTGCATCCGCGTGAACGTGGGCACGGACAAGGAGAACGCGCTGTTCATCAAGGCCGTGGGAGACATCTTCAATGGGTAA
- a CDS encoding DUF262 domain-containing protein — MTADKPIYEFIKDDETPDPDAIPIRDRRVYTQPYDLVVDSLVDQIDNKTIYLQPLSGRPSYQRNYVWTNKLASRLIESILLNVPIPPCYMSQNDEYELDVIDGQQRLYSIYRFVKNEFALTGLEVLTDLNGKRMHKLETKLQRKLRTHTLRLVAITNESHHEIKFDVFQRLNTNTAPLNAQELRNCMYRGALNDLLKEVTQYGNWLKILMKQKPDKRMRDEEIALRFFAFYEQGLDQYRTPQKHWLNDFAKMGMKYSEEKIAELQSAWEHAVDNSLEWFEPQECFRRVAPGKSKVINKALFDLTMTMATCMSHDDAIAKRDVIREKYFGLFENDEFTDLISRGVDHKKRTNRRFALWEEHFAEVFR, encoded by the coding sequence ATGACTGCAGACAAGCCAATATATGAGTTTATCAAAGATGATGAGACTCCAGACCCAGATGCTATTCCCATTAGGGACCGTCGAGTCTATACACAACCATATGATTTAGTTGTGGATTCACTTGTTGATCAAATTGACAATAAGACAATATATTTGCAGCCGTTGTCTGGGCGTCCAAGTTATCAGCGTAACTATGTCTGGACGAATAAGCTTGCAAGTAGGCTGATTGAATCCATTCTTTTGAATGTGCCAATTCCTCCCTGCTACATGTCTCAGAATGATGAATACGAACTAGACGTAATCGACGGACAACAAAGATTGTATTCGATATATCGGTTTGTGAAAAACGAGTTTGCTTTGACTGGGCTTGAAGTCCTTACCGACTTGAACGGCAAAAGGATGCATAAATTAGAGACAAAGTTACAGAGAAAATTAAGAACACACACTCTCAGGCTGGTCGCAATAACAAATGAGTCTCATCATGAAATTAAATTTGATGTTTTTCAGCGGCTTAACACCAACACCGCTCCTTTGAACGCACAAGAGCTTCGAAACTGCATGTACAGAGGTGCTTTGAATGATTTGCTCAAAGAGGTCACTCAGTACGGTAATTGGTTAAAAATTCTTATGAAGCAGAAACCCGACAAGCGAATGCGTGATGAAGAAATTGCATTACGGTTCTTCGCCTTCTATGAGCAAGGACTTGATCAGTACCGGACGCCTCAAAAGCACTGGCTTAACGACTTTGCCAAAATGGGTATGAAATACTCAGAGGAGAAGATTGCTGAACTGCAATCTGCTTGGGAGCATGCTGTCGACAACTCTCTAGAGTGGTTTGAGCCGCAAGAGTGCTTCAGAAGAGTTGCTCCCGGAAAGTCGAAGGTCATCAATAAAGCTCTTTTTGATCTAACCATGACGATGGCAACTTGTATGTCTCATGATGATGCGATTGCTAAGCGAGATGTTATTCGGGAAAAATATTTTGGGCTGTTTGAAAATGATGAGTTTACTGATTTGATTAGCCGGGGGGTGGACCACAAGAAAAGGACCAACAGGCGTTTTGCGCTTTGGGAGGAGCATTTTGCCGAGGTGTTTAGATAA
- the serS gene encoding serine--tRNA ligase → MLDLKLMQKNPDLVRQSLEKRHSKIDVAEFAELDERRKQLIGEVESLKAEKNAVGPEIAKRKKAGEDASDLLEKMGKVAERTKELDRELAEVEKAEQDWMMAVPNIPHESVPEGAGEEDNPVLRYWGEKPVLDFEPKEHWEIGTALGGLDFECAAKLAGARFSISFGWCARLERALAQFMLDTQTMQHGYTEVLPPFIVNRKTMTGTGQLPKFEEDLFKLTDERDFYLIPTAEVPLTNIYADEVIPEEKLPVKFCAQTPCFRSEAGSYGKDTKGLIRQHQFYKVEMVNFAHPDHSYEALEDMTRSAERILELLNLHYRTITLCTGDMGFSAAKTYDIEVWLPGQGKYREISSCSNCEDFQARRANIRFQPKDSKKKLYPHTLNGSGLAVGRCLVAVLENYQQADGSLVIPEALRPYMGGLEVVKP, encoded by the coding sequence ATGCTTGATCTCAAACTGATGCAGAAGAATCCGGACCTGGTCCGGCAGAGCCTGGAAAAGCGCCACTCCAAAATCGACGTGGCCGAATTCGCCGAACTGGACGAGCGGCGCAAGCAACTGATCGGCGAGGTGGAATCCCTCAAGGCCGAGAAGAACGCCGTGGGTCCGGAAATCGCCAAGCGCAAGAAGGCGGGCGAGGACGCTTCGGACCTGCTCGAAAAGATGGGCAAGGTTGCCGAACGGACCAAGGAACTGGACCGCGAATTGGCCGAGGTGGAGAAGGCCGAACAGGACTGGATGATGGCCGTGCCCAACATCCCCCACGAGTCCGTGCCCGAGGGCGCAGGCGAAGAGGACAACCCGGTCCTGCGTTACTGGGGCGAGAAGCCGGTCCTGGATTTCGAGCCCAAGGAGCATTGGGAGATCGGCACCGCGCTGGGCGGCCTGGATTTCGAGTGCGCGGCCAAGCTGGCCGGGGCCCGGTTCTCCATCAGCTTCGGCTGGTGCGCCCGGCTTGAGCGCGCCCTGGCCCAGTTCATGCTCGACACCCAGACCATGCAACACGGCTACACCGAGGTCCTGCCTCCGTTTATCGTCAACCGCAAGACCATGACCGGCACGGGCCAGCTGCCCAAGTTCGAGGAAGACCTGTTCAAGCTGACCGACGAGCGCGATTTCTACCTCATTCCCACGGCCGAGGTGCCCCTGACCAACATTTACGCCGACGAGGTCATCCCCGAGGAAAAGCTGCCGGTCAAATTCTGCGCCCAGACCCCGTGCTTCCGGTCCGAGGCCGGTTCCTACGGCAAGGACACCAAGGGCCTTATCCGTCAGCACCAGTTCTACAAGGTGGAGATGGTCAACTTCGCCCATCCCGATCACTCCTACGAGGCCCTGGAGGACATGACCCGCTCGGCCGAGCGGATTCTGGAGCTGCTTAACCTGCACTACCGGACCATCACCCTGTGCACCGGCGACATGGGCTTTTCCGCGGCCAAGACCTACGACATCGAGGTCTGGCTGCCCGGTCAGGGCAAGTACCGCGAGATTTCCTCCTGCTCCAACTGCGAGGACTTCCAGGCGCGCCGGGCCAACATCCGGTTCCAGCCCAAGGACTCCAAGAAGAAGCTGTATCCCCACACCCTGAACGGTTCGGGCCTGGCCGTGGGCCGCTGCCTGGTGGCTGTGCTGGAAAACTACCAGCAGGCCGACGGCTCCCTGGTCATTCCCGAGGCCCTGCGGCCCTACATGGGCGGGCTTGAGGTCGTGAAGCCGTAA
- a CDS encoding MAE_28990/MAE_18760 family HEPN-like nuclease, whose protein sequence is MARYTSAYSSLVTHVKEVEILQKLADRKAKSDPIGCKHEIDSLSRGAVVLLCAHLEGYIKELGEVTLEAIYKRGVDRGNVSAAVYYHISKDFIEIIKNTQNPSSVSGHMFNLLKNDLEYWQLSGPFPSPIPSDRFNRGFASPSHKKISAYFKRFGYDNFIGDMQVYLKAKYLILSNAIDHLVDTRNKIAHGDPSASKTPSELLEMLAVTKEYCRAVDSVFAFWCRSVLCCIR, encoded by the coding sequence ATGGCTCGATACACCAGCGCATACTCATCGCTGGTCACACATGTCAAAGAAGTTGAAATCCTACAGAAGTTGGCTGACCGTAAAGCGAAAAGTGACCCAATAGGCTGTAAGCACGAGATTGATTCGTTGTCACGCGGGGCTGTGGTCTTGTTGTGTGCACATTTGGAAGGCTACATAAAAGAATTGGGTGAAGTCACGCTCGAAGCGATCTACAAAAGAGGTGTGGACAGAGGGAATGTGAGTGCTGCTGTTTATTACCACATTTCGAAAGATTTTATTGAGATCATAAAAAACACACAGAATCCAAGCTCAGTTTCAGGTCATATGTTTAATTTGTTGAAAAATGATCTAGAGTACTGGCAGCTATCTGGTCCATTCCCAAGCCCAATACCAAGCGATCGGTTTAACAGAGGATTTGCTAGTCCTAGTCATAAGAAAATTTCAGCTTATTTCAAACGGTTTGGGTATGATAATTTTATTGGAGATATGCAAGTTTATTTGAAGGCTAAATATTTAATCCTATCGAATGCGATAGATCACCTTGTGGATACAAGAAATAAAATAGCACATGGCGACCCTAGTGCATCAAAAACACCAAGTGAATTGCTAGAGATGTTGGCAGTTACCAAGGAGTACTGTCGTGCTGTCGATTCTGTGTTTGCTTTTTGGTGCAGAAGTGTACTCTGTTGTATCCGCTGA
- the cmk gene encoding (d)CMP kinase, with product MGNSLIVTIDGPAGVGKSTMAKRLARLLSIPYLDTGAMFRSVAWKLGEGAWEWSEDRLENALADFEYGLSGVGEDSVLSLNGTAIGDEIRTEEVGMWASNVATLPVIRTFLKRAQQALGARYSLVAEGRDMGTVIFPDAPHKFFLDASVDERAHRRFLQLQEMGKPADLAVLKEQIAKRDDQDRNRAVAPLKPADDATVIDTTDMDREQVLAALKEAVA from the coding sequence ATGGGTAATTCCCTGATCGTGACCATCGACGGCCCGGCCGGGGTGGGCAAATCCACCATGGCCAAGCGGCTCGCCCGGTTGCTGTCCATTCCGTACCTGGATACCGGGGCCATGTTCCGGTCCGTTGCCTGGAAGCTCGGCGAGGGTGCATGGGAGTGGTCTGAAGATCGACTGGAAAACGCCCTGGCGGATTTCGAATACGGGCTGTCCGGGGTGGGCGAGGATTCCGTCCTGTCCCTGAACGGCACGGCTATCGGGGATGAGATCCGGACCGAGGAGGTCGGCATGTGGGCCTCGAACGTGGCCACGCTGCCGGTCATCCGCACCTTTTTGAAGCGAGCCCAGCAGGCACTGGGGGCAAGATACTCCCTGGTGGCCGAGGGCCGCGACATGGGCACCGTGATCTTTCCGGACGCCCCGCACAAGTTTTTCCTGGACGCCTCGGTGGATGAACGCGCCCACCGCCGGTTTCTGCAGTTGCAGGAGATGGGCAAACCCGCCGATCTCGCTGTGCTCAAGGAACAGATCGCCAAACGCGACGACCAGGATCGCAACCGGGCCGTGGCTCCGCTCAAGCCTGCGGACGACGCGACCGTCATAGACACCACGGACATGGACCGCGAGCAGGTCCTGGCCGCCTTGAAAGAAGCCGTTGCCTAG
- a CDS encoding ATP-binding protein, with protein MIEGSVVDSKRYVIGVIGDIPALLAFWEFFKDQSNDEVLKEIGVVAVALPGESVLPQASDDGRTIPTYAGYKAMLEEHPEINMVIEATGRPGLVYELRNYLPPSITLVERGAAQFFINLLTSNQMWVACKVDLLHTQTMLKTIVDQMDQEILFLDREGKVVGMNQTVLNRTGLPKRALMGKHYCDIFTWSKEGECEEWDDPFEKTMRTHTPAEATTSLVDPDGRVQYYRVYTSPVADEDGSVNHVVAIRRDITQRRAMENRLQQAERLASIGELSTYMAHEIRNPLFSISGFANSLMRDKEVGTKAREKLSIILDESRRLDEVLRSLLNFTRPTEAQVAEVDLNEVVEATMDVMQLPCSNQSVVSHVSLDEGMAKVHANPDLIKQCLINLIKNALEAMESGGKMFVTTSMNQDMAMLTVEDTGVGIPLDIRDKIFSPFFSTKDKGVGLGLAQIHKIVGELGGRVDLASLPGIGTKVTLYLPPILAVEDLGDSA; from the coding sequence ATGATCGAAGGGTCAGTCGTGGACAGCAAGCGATACGTCATCGGGGTTATAGGAGACATCCCCGCACTGCTCGCCTTTTGGGAGTTCTTCAAGGACCAGAGCAACGACGAGGTGCTGAAGGAGATCGGCGTGGTGGCCGTGGCCCTGCCGGGCGAGAGCGTGCTGCCCCAGGCCTCGGACGATGGCCGGACCATCCCCACCTATGCGGGCTACAAGGCCATGCTTGAAGAGCATCCCGAGATCAACATGGTCATCGAGGCCACGGGCCGACCTGGCCTGGTCTACGAACTGCGCAACTACCTGCCCCCGTCCATCACCCTGGTCGAGCGCGGCGCGGCCCAGTTCTTCATCAATCTTTTGACCTCCAATCAGATGTGGGTTGCCTGCAAGGTGGACCTGCTCCACACCCAGACCATGCTCAAGACCATCGTGGACCAGATGGACCAGGAAATCCTGTTCCTGGACCGCGAGGGCAAGGTGGTGGGCATGAACCAGACCGTGCTGAACCGAACCGGCCTGCCCAAACGGGCGCTGATGGGAAAGCACTACTGCGACATCTTCACCTGGTCCAAGGAAGGGGAGTGCGAGGAGTGGGACGACCCCTTTGAAAAGACCATGCGCACCCACACCCCGGCCGAGGCGACCACCAGCCTGGTGGACCCGGACGGGCGGGTCCAGTACTACCGGGTCTACACCAGCCCGGTGGCGGACGAGGACGGCTCGGTCAACCACGTGGTGGCCATTCGCCGGGACATCACCCAGCGCCGGGCCATGGAGAACCGGTTGCAACAGGCCGAGCGGCTGGCCTCCATCGGCGAGCTGTCCACCTACATGGCCCACGAAATCCGTAACCCGCTCTTCTCCATCAGCGGATTCGCCAATTCGCTCATGCGCGACAAGGAAGTGGGTACCAAGGCCCGCGAAAAGCTTTCCATCATTCTGGACGAGTCCCGGCGGCTGGACGAGGTCCTGCGCAGCCTGCTCAACTTCACCCGGCCCACCGAAGCCCAGGTGGCCGAAGTGGACCTCAACGAAGTGGTCGAAGCCACCATGGACGTCATGCAGTTGCCGTGCTCCAATCAGAGCGTGGTCTCGCATGTCTCTCTGGACGAGGGCATGGCCAAGGTCCACGCCAACCCGGACCTGATCAAGCAGTGCCTCATCAACCTGATCAAGAACGCCCTGGAGGCCATGGAGTCGGGCGGCAAGATGTTCGTGACCACCTCCATGAATCAGGACATGGCCATGCTTACGGTGGAGGACACCGGCGTGGGCATCCCCCTCGACATCCGCGACAAGATTTTCAGCCCGTTCTTTTCCACCAAGGACAAGGGCGTCGGCCTCGGTCTGGCCCAGATACACAAGATCGTGGGCGAATTGGGCGGCCGGGTGGATCTGGCTTCCCTGCCCGGAATCGGGACCAAGGTGACCCTCTACCTGCCGCCCATTCTGGCGGTTGAAGATTTGGGCGACTCCGCGTAG